The following proteins are co-located in the Castor canadensis chromosome 5, mCasCan1.hap1v2, whole genome shotgun sequence genome:
- the Ccnl1 gene encoding cyclin-L1 isoform X4 yields the protein MASGPHPTSTAAAASSSAAPSAGGSSSGTTTTTTTTTGGILIGDRLYSEVSLTIDHSLIPEERLSPTPSMQDGLDLPSETDLRILGCELIQAAGILLRLPQVAMATGQVLFHRFFYSKSFVKHSFEIVAMACINLASKIEEAPRRIRDVINVFHHLRQLRGKRTPSPLILDQNYINTKNQVIKAERRVLKELGFCVHVKHPHKIIVMYLQVLECERNQTLVQTAWVVHDGKS from the exons ATGGCGTCCGGGCCTCACCCGACTTCGACCGCTGCCGCCGCCTCCTCGTCGGCCGCCCCGAGTGCGGGCGGCTCCAGCTCCGGCACGACGACCACAACGACGACCACGACAGGAGGGATCCTGATCGGCGACCGCTTGTATTCGGAAGTTTCGCTCACCATCGACCACTCTCTGATTCCGGAGGAGAGGCTCTCGCCCACCCCGTCCATGCAGGACGGGCTCGACCTGCCCAGCGAGACGGACTTGCGCATCCTGGGCTGCGAGCTCATCCAGGCCGCCGGCATCCTCCTCCGGCTCCCGCAG GTGGCGATGGCAACGGGGCAGGTGCTGTTTCATCGGTTTTTCTACTCCAAGTCTTTCGTCAAGCACAGTTTCGAG ATCGTTGCCATGGCATGTATTAATCTTGCATCAAAAATTGAAGAAGCACCTAGAAGAATAAGAGATGTGATtaatgtgtttcatcacctccgcCAGTTAAGAGGAAAAAG GACACCAAGCCCCCTGATCCTTGATCAGAACTACATTAACACCAAAAATCAAGTTATCAAGGCAGAGAGGAGGGTGCTAAAGGAGTTGGGATTTTGTGTTCATGTCAAGCATCCCCATAAG ATCATTGTTATGTATTTACAAGTCTTAGAATGTGAACGTAATCAAACCCTGGTTCAGACTGCCTG GGTAGTCCATGATGGTAAGTCATAG
- the Ccnl1 gene encoding cyclin-L1 isoform X3: MKLSSWQQTPSPLILDQNYINTKNQVIKAERRVLKELGFCVHVKHPHKIIVMYLQVLECERNQTLVQTAWNYMNDSLRTNVFVRFQPETIACACIYLAARALQIPLPTRPHWFLLFGTTEEEIQEICIETLRLYTRKKPNYELLEKEVEKRKVALQEAKLKAKGLNPDGTPALSTLGGFSPASKPSSPREIKAEEKSPISVNVKMVKKEPEDRQQASKSPYNGVRKDSKRSRNSRSASRSRSRTRSRSRSHTPRRHYNNRRSRSGTYSSRSRSRSRSHSESPRRHHNHGSPHLKAKHPRDDLNKSSNRHGHKRKKSRSRSQSKSRDHSDAAKKHRHERGHHRDRRERSRSFERSHKGKHHGGSRSGHGRHRR; the protein is encoded by the exons ATGAAGCTGTCGTCATGGCAACA GACACCAAGCCCCCTGATCCTTGATCAGAACTACATTAACACCAAAAATCAAGTTATCAAGGCAGAGAGGAGGGTGCTAAAGGAGTTGGGATTTTGTGTTCATGTCAAGCATCCCCATAAG ATCATTGTTATGTATTTACAAGTCTTAGAATGTGAACGTAATCAAACCCTGGTTCAGACTGCCTG GAATTACATGAATGACAGTCTTCGAACCAATGTTTTTGTTCGCTTTCAACCAGAGACTATAGCTTGTGCTTGCATCTACCTTGCAGCTAGGGCACTTCAG ATTCCATTGCCAACTCGTCCCCattggtttcttctttttggtaCCACAGAAGAGGAGATCCAGGAAATCTGCATAGAGACCCTTAGGCTTTATACTAGGAAAAAA CCTAACTATGAATTGctagaaaaagaagtagaaaaaagaaaagtagcctTACAGGAAgccaaattaaaagcaaaaggattaaaTCCTGATGGCACTCCAGCCCTTTCAACCCTTGGTGGATTTTCTCCAGCCTCTAAGCCAT CAtcaccaagagaaataaaagctgAAGAGAAGTCACCAATCTCTGTTAATGTGAAGATGGTCAAAAAGGAACCTGAAGATAGACAGCAGGCTTCCAAAAGCCCTTACAATGG TGTGAGAAAGGATAGCAAGAGAAGCAGAAATAGCAGAAGTGCAAGTCGGTCAAGGTCAAGAACACGATCTCGTTCTAGATCACATACGCCAAGAAGACA TTACAATAATAGGCGGAGTCGATCTGGAACATACAGCTCGAGATCAAGAAGCAGGTCCCGCAGTCATAGTGAAAGCCCTCGAAGACATCATAATCATGGTTCTCCTCACCTTAAGGCCAAGCATCCCAGAGATGATTTAAATAAAAGTTCAAATAGACACggtcataaaaggaaaaaatcccGTTCTCGATCTCAGAGCAAGTCTCGGGATCACTCGGATGCCGCCAAGAAACACAGGCATGAAAGAGGACATCACAGGGACAGGCGTGAAAGATCTCGCTCCTTTGAGAGGTCCCATAAAGGCAAGCACCATGGTGGCAGTCGCTCAGGACATGGCAGGCACAGGCGCTGA
- the Ccnl1 gene encoding cyclin-L1 isoform X1, which produces MASGPHPTSTAAAASSSAAPSAGGSSSGTTTTTTTTTGGILIGDRLYSEVSLTIDHSLIPEERLSPTPSMQDGLDLPSETDLRILGCELIQAAGILLRLPQVAMATGQVLFHRFFYSKSFVKHSFEIVAMACINLASKIEEAPRRIRDVINVFHHLRQLRGKRTPSPLILDQNYINTKNQVIKAERRVLKELGFCVHVKHPHKIIVMYLQVLECERNQTLVQTAWNYMNDSLRTNVFVRFQPETIACACIYLAARALQIPLPTRPHWFLLFGTTEEEIQEICIETLRLYTRKKPNYELLEKEVEKRKVALQEAKLKAKGLNPDGTPALSTLGGFSPASKPSSPREIKAEEKSPISVNVKMVKKEPEDRQQASKSPYNGVRKDSKRSRNSRSASRSRSRTRSRSRSHTPRRHYNNRRSRSGTYSSRSRSRSRSHSESPRRHHNHGSPHLKAKHPRDDLNKSSNRHGHKRKKSRSRSQSKSRDHSDAAKKHRHERGHHRDRRERSRSFERSHKGKHHGGSRSGHGRHRR; this is translated from the exons ATGGCGTCCGGGCCTCACCCGACTTCGACCGCTGCCGCCGCCTCCTCGTCGGCCGCCCCGAGTGCGGGCGGCTCCAGCTCCGGCACGACGACCACAACGACGACCACGACAGGAGGGATCCTGATCGGCGACCGCTTGTATTCGGAAGTTTCGCTCACCATCGACCACTCTCTGATTCCGGAGGAGAGGCTCTCGCCCACCCCGTCCATGCAGGACGGGCTCGACCTGCCCAGCGAGACGGACTTGCGCATCCTGGGCTGCGAGCTCATCCAGGCCGCCGGCATCCTCCTCCGGCTCCCGCAG GTGGCGATGGCAACGGGGCAGGTGCTGTTTCATCGGTTTTTCTACTCCAAGTCTTTCGTCAAGCACAGTTTCGAG ATCGTTGCCATGGCATGTATTAATCTTGCATCAAAAATTGAAGAAGCACCTAGAAGAATAAGAGATGTGATtaatgtgtttcatcacctccgcCAGTTAAGAGGAAAAAG GACACCAAGCCCCCTGATCCTTGATCAGAACTACATTAACACCAAAAATCAAGTTATCAAGGCAGAGAGGAGGGTGCTAAAGGAGTTGGGATTTTGTGTTCATGTCAAGCATCCCCATAAG ATCATTGTTATGTATTTACAAGTCTTAGAATGTGAACGTAATCAAACCCTGGTTCAGACTGCCTG GAATTACATGAATGACAGTCTTCGAACCAATGTTTTTGTTCGCTTTCAACCAGAGACTATAGCTTGTGCTTGCATCTACCTTGCAGCTAGGGCACTTCAG ATTCCATTGCCAACTCGTCCCCattggtttcttctttttggtaCCACAGAAGAGGAGATCCAGGAAATCTGCATAGAGACCCTTAGGCTTTATACTAGGAAAAAA CCTAACTATGAATTGctagaaaaagaagtagaaaaaagaaaagtagcctTACAGGAAgccaaattaaaagcaaaaggattaaaTCCTGATGGCACTCCAGCCCTTTCAACCCTTGGTGGATTTTCTCCAGCCTCTAAGCCAT CAtcaccaagagaaataaaagctgAAGAGAAGTCACCAATCTCTGTTAATGTGAAGATGGTCAAAAAGGAACCTGAAGATAGACAGCAGGCTTCCAAAAGCCCTTACAATGG TGTGAGAAAGGATAGCAAGAGAAGCAGAAATAGCAGAAGTGCAAGTCGGTCAAGGTCAAGAACACGATCTCGTTCTAGATCACATACGCCAAGAAGACA TTACAATAATAGGCGGAGTCGATCTGGAACATACAGCTCGAGATCAAGAAGCAGGTCCCGCAGTCATAGTGAAAGCCCTCGAAGACATCATAATCATGGTTCTCCTCACCTTAAGGCCAAGCATCCCAGAGATGATTTAAATAAAAGTTCAAATAGACACggtcataaaaggaaaaaatcccGTTCTCGATCTCAGAGCAAGTCTCGGGATCACTCGGATGCCGCCAAGAAACACAGGCATGAAAGAGGACATCACAGGGACAGGCGTGAAAGATCTCGCTCCTTTGAGAGGTCCCATAAAGGCAAGCACCATGGTGGCAGTCGCTCAGGACATGGCAGGCACAGGCGCTGA
- the Ccnl1 gene encoding cyclin-L1 isoform X2, with protein MLLTSTLFSLATDYTATSYIYQSLGDVEWYIEMKLSSWQQTPSPLILDQNYINTKNQVIKAERRVLKELGFCVHVKHPHKIIVMYLQVLECERNQTLVQTAWNYMNDSLRTNVFVRFQPETIACACIYLAARALQIPLPTRPHWFLLFGTTEEEIQEICIETLRLYTRKKPNYELLEKEVEKRKVALQEAKLKAKGLNPDGTPALSTLGGFSPASKPSSPREIKAEEKSPISVNVKMVKKEPEDRQQASKSPYNGVRKDSKRSRNSRSASRSRSRTRSRSRSHTPRRHYNNRRSRSGTYSSRSRSRSRSHSESPRRHHNHGSPHLKAKHPRDDLNKSSNRHGHKRKKSRSRSQSKSRDHSDAAKKHRHERGHHRDRRERSRSFERSHKGKHHGGSRSGHGRHRR; from the exons ATGTTATTAACTTCAACTCTTTTTTCCCTTGCAACCGACTATACAGCGACCAGCTACATTTACCAAAGCCTGGGTGATGTGGAGTGGTACATAGAGATGAAGCTGTCGTCATGGCAACA GACACCAAGCCCCCTGATCCTTGATCAGAACTACATTAACACCAAAAATCAAGTTATCAAGGCAGAGAGGAGGGTGCTAAAGGAGTTGGGATTTTGTGTTCATGTCAAGCATCCCCATAAG ATCATTGTTATGTATTTACAAGTCTTAGAATGTGAACGTAATCAAACCCTGGTTCAGACTGCCTG GAATTACATGAATGACAGTCTTCGAACCAATGTTTTTGTTCGCTTTCAACCAGAGACTATAGCTTGTGCTTGCATCTACCTTGCAGCTAGGGCACTTCAG ATTCCATTGCCAACTCGTCCCCattggtttcttctttttggtaCCACAGAAGAGGAGATCCAGGAAATCTGCATAGAGACCCTTAGGCTTTATACTAGGAAAAAA CCTAACTATGAATTGctagaaaaagaagtagaaaaaagaaaagtagcctTACAGGAAgccaaattaaaagcaaaaggattaaaTCCTGATGGCACTCCAGCCCTTTCAACCCTTGGTGGATTTTCTCCAGCCTCTAAGCCAT CAtcaccaagagaaataaaagctgAAGAGAAGTCACCAATCTCTGTTAATGTGAAGATGGTCAAAAAGGAACCTGAAGATAGACAGCAGGCTTCCAAAAGCCCTTACAATGG TGTGAGAAAGGATAGCAAGAGAAGCAGAAATAGCAGAAGTGCAAGTCGGTCAAGGTCAAGAACACGATCTCGTTCTAGATCACATACGCCAAGAAGACA TTACAATAATAGGCGGAGTCGATCTGGAACATACAGCTCGAGATCAAGAAGCAGGTCCCGCAGTCATAGTGAAAGCCCTCGAAGACATCATAATCATGGTTCTCCTCACCTTAAGGCCAAGCATCCCAGAGATGATTTAAATAAAAGTTCAAATAGACACggtcataaaaggaaaaaatcccGTTCTCGATCTCAGAGCAAGTCTCGGGATCACTCGGATGCCGCCAAGAAACACAGGCATGAAAGAGGACATCACAGGGACAGGCGTGAAAGATCTCGCTCCTTTGAGAGGTCCCATAAAGGCAAGCACCATGGTGGCAGTCGCTCAGGACATGGCAGGCACAGGCGCTGA